DNA from Candidatus Zixiibacteriota bacterium:
GCGACGAATCAATGCCCATAAACTCATTACCAAAGTCATTGAAGGTGTTAAGTTCGTTGATGGAGAAATAAAGGAAGCTGCATAACTGGAGAACTTGAGGATACTATCAAAACAATCATCCACAACTCTTGACAATATCTCAGGTTCCACAGGATTTGAGCAGTCTTTGGATGTTCTTTGCCAAGAGTCTCTTCATAAATGTCTAGAGCTACCTTCAGAAGCGAGTCGGACTTGTCATAAAAGTGAAATTTCTGGTAGAAGATAGCGAGAGTTGACAGAACATCGGCGACCTCTTGATGTCGTTTGCCGTAGACTCTCTCACGGATGGCTTGAGCGCGTTCCAACCATGATATAGTCTCATCATAACCATAGGTGAAGTACTGAGTGTTTGTGTACACTCCCAGGCGATGTAACACTGAGGCTACACTCGTATCCTCCAGCCCACACTCCCTTTCGGCTTCCACAAGAGCCAGCCTGCCGATCTTAATAGCTGAGTCAGCGAGATCCAGCTCAGAGAGGGAGTCTGCGGTGCTGATCAGATCCCGCCAACTCTGGCACTTGACGTCTCTGCAAAACAGAAGTGCACCTAGAATCAATGCCGGAATGATGAACCGCCTGGCCATGATCTGTCCTCTACATCTGACAACGACCATTTCAGACCGTCTCTAATCTAAACCGCGGACATCTGTGGTGGAGTGTGCAGCAGTCGCAGCTACTCCTGTATCGAAAACGAGTATTTTCGAATCACTGACGTGGAATCGGCTCTGACATCGGTGATCATAAGCCAGTAGGTACCAGTAATCATTCTGGAAAGCGGCAGCAGCAGCCGGCCGGTCTCATATTCATCAAAACTGTTGAAGTCGTCATCCCGGAAAACCACCTTGCCATCAACCGAGTGTATGACAACACGGTAGTTTTCACCTACAACAGCATCTCTGAACACAAAGGTGAGCAGACCATCTTCTCCCAGGCTGATCTTGAAGGCATCATCATCTGCGCTGGAGCGATCAGGGAACAAGCCAATAGTCTGCACCGGTCTGATCCGTTCCTTCGTCAAAAGCTCAACCCAACGGTACACGGGGAAGATCAGCAAAAGGATGAGGAGGTAGGCCAATGCCGGCCTGAAAATGACAGGAGTGTCCGGCCAGATGTATCTCCAGAATCGTGTGAAAGAAGACGCGGATAGAGATTGCTCTTCCTCGGCAACTTCGCCGATTCGGGCTTTTACATCTTCATCGGAAGTCAACAGGGCTGACTCGCGCTCAAAACTCATCAATTCGTTGAAACAGTAGTCGCACTTCAGAAGGTGGATCTCGACAAGTTCAAGTTCATCTTCGTGCAGACCGCCGAGTTCATAAGCGTGCAGTAACCGGCCCAGCATTGGATCCAGACATTTCGACATTATCTATATCCTGCCCTTCTCCAGACAGACTCTCAATAGTCGGCGTCCCCTGCTCAGAATGACATAAAAATTCCCGGGATTGGTCCGCAACCTCATGCAGATCTCTTCTCTCTTGTAGCCCTGATTGATGAGATTCAGTGCACGTGCATACGAACGGCTGTGCTTTCTGATTGACCTCAAGCAGTCAATCAGCCGCATCTTCAAGTCGCTATCCGGCTCAGGGAACGATGTCTCCGGAATTTGATCAGTCTCCGTAATAGGGACCAGTCTCTTTGCCCTATCGGATCGAGTTCGAATGTGACTTCTTATTTCCATTTTCAACACACCATAGGCCCAAGCTTCAAAGCCAGTAGTGAACTTCTCAGTCTTGTATTTTCTGAGCACGGCCAAGCAAGCCTGCTGGGCAACGTCCTCAGCATCATCCTCTCGTACCCTACGCTTTGCGAAAGTCCGAAATCTTACAGACAAGTATTGAAAAAGCTCTCTTTCCGCTCCTTCGTCTCCGTCCAGAGCCTTCACCAATCGGTTGTCCATGATACAATTCAGGTTTCTAAATTAAAACTGCTTATCGAAATATACACCCTACGACAATCTCCCGTCAAGGAAAAGTTGCCTCGTCTATCCGAGTTTGAACTGTGTGATTTCTCCCATCATGTGTAAGAATTCGCATTCCGGCAACGCAACCTGTTTGGAAGGAGGACACGAGAATCAGA
Protein-coding regions in this window:
- a CDS encoding tetratricopeptide repeat protein, which translates into the protein MARRFIIPALILGALLFCRDVKCQSWRDLISTADSLSELDLADSAIKIGRLALVEAERECGLEDTSVASVLHRLGVYTNTQYFTYGYDETISWLERAQAIRERVYGKRHQEVADVLSTLAIFYQKFHFYDKSDSLLKVALDIYEETLGKEHPKTAQILWNLRYCQELWMIVLIVSSSSPVMQLPLFLHQRT
- a CDS encoding RNA polymerase sigma factor, which produces MDNRLVKALDGDEGAERELFQYLSVRFRTFAKRRVREDDAEDVAQQACLAVLRKYKTEKFTTGFEAWAYGVLKMEIRSHIRTRSDRAKRLVPITETDQIPETSFPEPDSDLKMRLIDCLRSIRKHSRSYARALNLINQGYKREEICMRLRTNPGNFYVILSRGRRLLRVCLEKGRI